Sequence from the Thermocoleostomius sinensis A174 genome:
TGGCCCCAAGGTCGCAAGCGCCCCAAAACCTATCAAGCCATGAATACCGTAGGAGCAGGTGCATTAGGTGGGGCATTCTGGGGCATGTTATTTGGATTGATTTTTTTCGTTCCATTATTAGGAATGATTGTGGGTGCAACAGCAGGTGCACTATCGGGTAAGTTTACGGACTATGGCATCAATGATGATTTCATCAAAGAGTTGCAGAATAAGGTAACAGAAGGAACGTCTGCGTTGTTTTTGCTCACGGGGCAAGTGACCCTAGATAAGGTCGAGGCAGCCTTCACAGCCGAAGAAAAGGGTGAACTGATTCAATCCAATCTATCGGCCGAGCAAGAAGCTAAGCTGCGGGAGGACTTTGGCGCTGAGTTAGATGCTGAATTAGATACCGAGAAGCAACCGACGTAGCAGTGCATTGATTGTAGGATTTCGTCATTTATCAGAAATGTTGCATTATGTCCCCCCTCGTAGGCGCACCATCAGAGGTCCATCGTACTTAGGTGCGATCGTTCCGTTGCTTTCGTTAGTTATTTGCTTCTGCGAGCAAAAACCACTGGTCTTATGTTTGCAACCGCGATTGTGGCAGCCGTCGGGTTAAATAGTGTGACGGCCGATCAATTCATTGTGCCAGTGATGCCTGCCCGTAATAACTAGAACCACAGATTGAACGTGTTTGACCTTGAATCAACATCAATCAAACGGAGTTGTCATGACTGTTGCTACTGATCCTGTTGCTACTAATCAAACCTCTGTTGCTTATGGCGTTCACTCAGAAGTAGGCAAACTGCGCAAGGTAATGGTTGTTCACCGGGTTTGGCCCATTCTCGTTTGACCCCCTCCAACTGCGATTGATTTTTAGCCGATCGTATCGTTTCTTGTTCTCTTTCCAACTCATTTGGATCGTTTTTTGAAAGTAGTCGTAGCTGATATGAACATTAAAAAAATCATGCTCTCAATATTGTCCTTGTGATTGGTTTGACAATTCCCATTGCTCTGTTCAAAGGAGAGACAAAGCAGTTAAAGGAAGCAGGAGCACTGACTGACGCCGAGTTTCAACTTGCCAAAGCCAGACTGTTGAGTTAGTTGTATTTGTCTTCGTTTCTAAATGTAACGGGAAGGAAAACTGCTTAGGTATCGCTAGGGATATCAACGGTAAGATGAGTGAGTGTGTAAGAGTGTGTAACGCTGACCCAGCTTTACAAATCGACAAATCGTCAGAGTTATCAGGAGTATGCACTATGAGTACTGAGTCGAAACCAGGCGCTTTGGTTATCATTGGCGGCGCCGAAGATCGAGACGGTGATTGTATTGTCTTGCGAGAATTTGTTCGAGCGGCAGGCGGTGTTAATGCTCGCATTGCCGTCATGACAGCGGCTACTAGTTTACCGAAAGAGGTGGGAGAAGATTATATTCGCGTCTTTGAGCGGCTAGGAGCAGCGTCGGTGGATGCAATTCATACCGAACATCGCGATGATTCGGAGCGGGAAGCTTCGATTCGCATCGTTGAAGAAGCGACAGGAATTTTCTTTACAGGCGGCGACCAGTCGCGGATTGTGGATTTCATTCGAGGCACTTCTCTGGACAAGGTCATTCACAAGCGGCATCAACAAGGCACCGTGATTGGGGGTACCAGTGCTGGGGCTGCTATGATGCCTGATGAGATGATTGTAGGTGGCGCGTCGGTTGCCAACCCTAGTGTCGATGCGGTCAGCATGGGGCCGGGAATGGGCTTTTTGCCCGGTATTGTAATCGATCAACATTTTGCCCAGCGGGGACGGTTGGGGCGTCTCCTGGCGGCGCTGGTGTTGCAACCGGCCGTATTGGGATTGGGCATTGACGAAGACACGGGTATCATTGTCAACGGTGATGAGTTTGAAGTAGTTGGGCAAGGTAGTGTCACCGTTGTCGATGAAACGACTGCAACCCACAATAATCTGGAGGGCTTATTGAAAGACGAGCCGATCGCTCTGTGTGGCGTCAAGCTACACATTCTGCCGCATGGCTATCGGTTTAATCTGAAAACACACCAACCGCTGGTGTGATATTCATCGGGTGTAGTATTCATTTTGAACCGTGGACTTGCTGATGAGTGAAAGGGGATGAACGATCGTTTGTTCCCAAAATAGTTGATTGTATTGAAGGTAGAATGCGAGCGTGAATTATGACAACTCTAATTGATACCGCAGCAGTGACTTCAGTGCAGACAACTTACACAGGCGATCGGCTCCAGGGCGTCTCGGTAATCAGTGAATTAAATGTGAACGATTTGGGAGTGGGAAAGCACCGCTTTTTCTTTCAGGGCGTACAGATGGGAACAGGACAACACTGGTATTTGCCAGTCGTGGTGGCAAAGGGTGCACCGGGCAAACGCATCGTCCTGACGGCCGGTGTACATGGCGATGAGTTGAGTCCGGTGAATGCGTTGCAACGCATCATGGCACAACTTGACCCGTTGCAAATGACAGGTACGGTGATGGCAGTCTACGATCTCTCTCGTCCAGCGAAGGAATATACTCAGCGGAATTGGCCGATCGCGCAGAAGGGCGGAGCCTTAATTGACCTGAACCGAGTTTGGCCCGGTGATGAAGCGGGTGATCATCCTCCCATCCGTCATGCTGGGTTATTGTGGAACCGACTGTTCCAACCGAATGTGGATGTGGCGCTTGACTTTCATACCGCCTCAACCGGAGGCGACTTCACCATGTTCATCTTTGCTGATTTCCGCAACCCAGAAACTCGTCAACTTGCAGAGTTGTTTCCAGTCGAGCAGATCAAAAATGATCCGGGGGAAGGTGGCTCTTTGGAACTGGCGTTTGCGCAAGCAGGCATTCCGGTAATGACGATCGAAATTGGTGGCCCTCGAGTTTTTGATGCCCGCAAGATTGCCATGGCGATTGAAGGCAGCCTGAATGTGCTGAAGCACTATCAGGTGATTGAGGGTTCGATCGGTCGCACCTCCAGAGAGGCAGGAACATTCTTCGGGGATGAGATGGAAACCATTCGCGCGACTACAGGTGGCTATCTAGAAATGCTGGTGGATCTAAAAGACAAGGTGACACCAGGACAAACAGTGGCAATTCAGCGCAATTCCTTTGGTGACATTGTGGCAGAGTACACTGTCAGTGTAGCGGGGGAAGTGGCGACAATTGCACGTGATGCTTTGACAGAACCTGGTTCCCGTATCCTTCAGATTTTGTACAATCGTGCGAACTCAACAGTGACTTGACTGTTCACCTCTTGACTGTATCTTGGCTGATACACACACGCTAAAAACGATTTCAATTCAGGTGAGTGCTATGACAACAGATTTTCAATCGGAAACCAATATCAGAAAATCGATCGGTTGGGTAATTGCTCTCAGTATTGTGCTAATCATTCTAGGAATTGTAGCCATTCTGTTACCAGGCATTGCTTCTGCGTTTTTCACTTCTGTGATTGGCTGGATTACGCTATTCAGCGGAGTTGTCATGGTTGTGCAGGCGTTTCAGTCGCGTCCTCTGCGAGGGTTTTGGCTGAATCTGTTGGTAGGTCTTTTCTATGTCATTGCCGGAATTTACATTGTCTTGAATGTTGGCACCGCCGTTCTGGCGTTGACTTTCGCTTTTGGTGTCTTGTTCATCGTTGAAGGAATTTTCACAATCATCATGGCGTTCACCAATCGAGCAGGCAGTCGCGCTTCTTGGTTGGTGGCTTTAAACGGTATCGTTACCCTGATTTTAGGAATTATGGTGCTCAATCGCTTTCCCTCTAGTGCCATTTGGTTGATTGGATTATACGTAGGCATCAGTTTGCTGATGAGCGGCGTTTCGCTGCTGACAGCGGCGTTGGTGGCACGACGAACCGTGACCCATTACTAGTAACATATTATCGTGATACCTTATTGAAGGCTGAGTTGACCATCAATCGTTCAGGTAGACAATGCCTACACTGCATTGCTAGTTTCGGCTGTGTTACCCATGAACTATGCCGATCGGTCACTGAAAAATAACTGGAGACTAAATTCTAGAGATCCAGCGATGAAACGCGATCGAGTTTTTGGCGAAATTTATACGATCGATCAAGATACCGGACTTTACATGATCGAGATTGCGCTGGATCAATATGGAGATATCTTCAACGAATGGGACCCTGCCCCCTTTAAACGTCGCGCTCTCGATCCTGACTTAGAGCTTTATTTAGAAGGAAGTTCTGAAGAAATTCCGCTGCGTCATCCAGTGGAGTTGTATTTTCTCCTGCCCAAGGGCAGTCGAGATGAACGGCTTGAAGAAGAAACACGACACGGTCTAAAGAACAGTTTTATCTTCAAACGATACCTACTCCGAAAAGAATTGGAGAAGACCAATACCCAGATGCTGCGCTGTGTTGTTCTCGGTTTTGCATTTTTGGCTTTTGGAACGTTGTCGTCAGAGCAGTTGGGGGAAGGATTACTGTCCTTGCTGTCGGAGGCGCTATTGATTGGAGGATGGGTGTTTTTGTGGGAAGCCGTTTCTCTGTTCTTCTTTACAAATCGTGAGCTATATCATCGTTACCAACTATACAGACGGTTGCAGAATGCTCCCGTGATCTTTCGAGAAACCGAAGAATCTTAAGTTTTACAGTAGATCTATGAGACAAGCGATAGAACAGTGACCGTTATTGCTAATCTTGATTGTATCAATCCTGGGATTTTTGGATGACCGCTGTTGCCCTACCTGTGGTTCCCTCTAACTTCAACAGTTTGGCTCTATGGCTAGTTTTATATGTTCAAACTACTTGACTCGGAAACGGCTAATCCATCTCCTCATCAAATTGCTCGTTCTCTGCGATGGCTGGGGTGGAGCGGTTTTTGGTTACAAGCTCTGTTGGGGTTTATTCCAATTCTAGTGGTCGTCACAAGAACACTGTTTGGGCCAGGACAGCAGCCACGCGGACCTTCTTTCGGAATTGGATTATCCATCGCTTGTCTGATTTGCCTGGTTTTCAGCATTTACTGGTGCTTTCGCTATACCCTATTAGGGCATAAAATGGAAAACCGAGATCTGCGTCCTGCCAAAGCTCAGGTGAAACGCGATCTAAAGCTGGGGTTATTGATCAATTTGGGAATTATGGCGATCGCCATCCTCATTGCTCTGGTGCGTGTTGGTTCGTTAACCTTCCGGATGCTGACGCTGCCACAAGGTTCAACGGTGATTACTCCTAATCAGATTGGAACCACCGTCGCCCAAGGCGCGTTGATTACGCCATCCAACATGATTGCCATTCAAGCCATGATTAATGCCATTGCGGCTGGTTTAGTGGGGGTCGTGGTAGCTTTGTTGCTGCTGCGTCAGGTGGGGCAACACCGCAGCGCTCAAGATTGAGGATTGGTCAAGTTTAAGTCGAGACGGCATGATGGCTGTCCTGAAAACCGCTGTTTTTAATCTGTGGGTTCGTTTCTCAAACGTTGTTTTCGCGCTAAGGAATTATAAGGTAACAATGATGACATGGTTGAGACGTTCGATCGTCACTGGATTCGCAGGACTGAGCTTTTTGATGACCGATGCCATCTTCTCTCCGGTTCAGGCAACACAGCAATTGTTCTGCACGGGGCGCATGACGAACGGCTGGGCATATACGGCGGAGTTTTTGGATGGACGGTTCACTCAAATTCGTTGGGAGCGTTCGGGACAGCCGCCACAAGTATCGCAACTGACCTTTGCTTCCACCAACGCCCTAGGACAACCTATCTATCGCGGATCACTGATGGCGGCCGTAGCAGTGACGCTGGTGGATCTGTCGGCAGGAGATGTGCGCCCTAGCTCAGAAATCTCAGTTGGCGTGGAAGAGTGGGGTTGGTCGAGAGGAACCTGTGGACTCTCCAGCACAGGCCCGGGTGGGGGGACAGGGTCGTCCGGTTCGGTGGCTGCCCTGCGCCAAGATTTGCTGGGGGTAGATGCTACGCGGGCCCGGGAATGGCTCAGACAAAATGATTTCTTTTTCACTCAGACCATTGAGCAAACTACAACCCGTGTGGTGGAGCAATGGCATCGGGACACCGATCGCGCCATTGTGCAGGTTATTTTCAACAATAGTGTCGTCTCGGATGTTGTACAAATGCGCTAAAGCTAGGGATTGAATCAGTTAGCGAACGAATATCCTCCCGGTAAAGTCTATGTCTTTTGTCACACTCGATCGTATTTGGGAAGTCCTGGGCTGGGTCTTTGGATTGAACGGTGAGGTGTTCAGAGAAGTCGCCGCTGCTCCTAGAGGAGGACTGTTGGCGCTGCTTGTGGTGTTGTTGGCTGGGCTGTCGCTAGCGATCGGTCAAAGCATTATTTTATTTATTAATCGGGTGAAACCGATCCGCTTTGTCTTCAGCCTATTCATTAGCGCTATTCTCTATCTGTTCGAAGTACTGTTTCTGGTCTTTAGTACTTGGTTAATTGGTCTGCTGCCGCGATCGGTTCAGTTACCATTACCTACGCTGTTTATTGTTCTGGGACTCAGCTATGCACCGCTGCTGTTCAGCTTTCTGGGAGCGTTGCCGTATCTAGGGTTTCCCTTATTGAGAATTCTATCAATCTGGCACTTGTTGGCCATGGTGGTCGGCTTCAGTGCAGTAACCAATCTTGGCATGAGTTCAGCGTTTGGCTATGTCGCGTTCGGCTGGTTTGTCAAAGAACTATTGGGAAACACAATTGGACAACCGCTCTCTCAGCTAGGACGGCGTTTGGCTGAACGAGTGGCCGGAGGACATCTGGCACTACATCGGAAGGAACTAACTGAAATTCTGCAATCTGGCTTTGACACTCGATTTTTTACCGGTACTACCGTAGCGGCTCCATCCGTTCAACTAGACATCGCAACGCCCGATCGCCAAGCCTCGATTTCAACGTCACAGTCTGCTGAATCTTTGTTTGCGAACGCCTCAGTGGGTGCCGCCACCCTGCCAATGGACGCTCTCAACCCTGACGAACCGATCGCAGCGCCACCTCGAACCCCAGCCATTCCGCAATCCATTCGCTTGGGCATCATGTTACTAGGCATGGTGCTGTTGTTTCTGGTGATTGCCCTGCTGTTGCGCCCCGTTCGCCTCAGCTTATTTAGCTGGTACGACAGCTTGCCATGGGTGTTGCGTCGAGTGTTGGATCTATCGTGGATTGGATTCGTGGCACTCGTGTTTGCGGGGCTATTAGCTCCCCTAGAAACCTTGGGCTGGTGGGCTGGTTGGTACAACGACGATTTAGATACTACCCGCTCTCGACCGACAACCTCAGCTCAGTTATCTCGTCAGAATCACGATTCAGACTCTCCGTCTCGCTATGTTGTTTATGTGGATGGTGTGGGTCAATCCAGCGACGCTTATACGCCCGATGTAGCAGAATTTGTCGAAGCACTTCAGGAGGTTTTGCCAGACGATGTGGAGTTCATCCAGGGGTTAATGATGTACTCGGTGTTCAACAAACCCCTCAATCAAGATCGACCGCTGGCCTGGCTGTGGCGATTGGCAGACAAAATGCGTTGGGAAAACCCGACGGCGCTGTTGGGTTTTATGGTGAATGTCCGCAATGCCTGGATTGTAGCAATCTCTGCGGACAAACGTTATGGCCCAATTTACAACCAGGGAATCGCTCAAGTGCTCTACAACGGGCTGCTGAACCGGGGCTATCAGCCAGGCGGCGGCATTCCCATTACCCTAATTGGCTACAGTGGCGGTGCGCAGATGTCGATCGCGGCGGCTCCTTATCTCAAGCGCGTGTTGGGCAGTGAAATTGACGTGATCTCCTTGGGAGGCGTCATGAGTGCCAATATCAATGTATTGAAATTGGGGCATCTTTACCATCTAGTGGGCACCAAAGATGGAGTAGCGAAGCTAGGGCCGTTGCTGTTTCCGGGACGACGCCAATGGTTTCCGTTGTCCTATTGGAACCGAGCCATGCGCAAGGGCAAAATCAGCGAGATTGCGTTGGGCCCAGTGGGACATCAGGTCCCCGGCGGCATTATGGACCCTCACGCCTTACTGCCTACGGGTGAAAGCCATTTGCAACATACGATCGCCCTGATTCTGTCCATTCTGGACGGTCGGCTGCTGGATACTGTCCCTCAACCGCATCGCAAACTCAGCAATTATGAACTGTATAAGCAGGCCGACTTTAACAACCACACCTACTATCCCCTGATGCAGACCGTGAATGCCCACTGGTATCGCCCGATCGCACCGTGGATGGGACGATTGATTTTACCGCAACCATCGGAACGACGACTGGTGCGTGGTGTCTGGTTAGAAGTGCATCATGCCGATCGAGGTTATGAGAATCTGGTGGGGCAACGAGTGATGCTGCGTTGGGCCGACGAGCCGAGGGTGAAAAACTTGGTGCGGGCTGTCACTCAAGACGTGCACTTCAGTGTTGATGCTACCTATTCCAGTCAATACGACGGCACAATTCATCCAGAACGACTCAACCATTGGCAGCAGGTGGGGCCCTTAGAATCGCTGGCGGGGTCTCATCCCACCGATGATTTGATCGTGATGTTGACGGGAACCGTAGACGTTCAGGCAGCCAGTAGCACCGATCGCTCCTCCCTTCCCACCCTCTACATTCGCCACCAACCGATCGAAATCACGGGACGCTATTACGGACTGGTGCGGTTTGAAGCGCCGATTGCCAACACCGATCGGTTTCAGGTCAGCCATTTCAACACTATTTCTCGTCAGTTTGATGGTGGGCAAGAAGTGGTGCGATTGCCGCCAGTCGTCCAGGCAAAGAATTACGGTAGTTTTCCTTCAACCACCCACCAGCTAGAGCAAAGCCCGCTCAATGAGACAGGTTGGTATATCTATGGCGCTCAGGATGCCAATGGGGAGTTTGTGGTGCAGTCGTTGGCTCCCCGATCGCTGTTTCGGCTCCAACCCGATCGCGTTGTGTTTGGCAGTCAAGCATCCTATCGCTATATTCGACGGGAATCTTGGGCCGATGTAGTGGCGCAGAAGGGCAGAATTTCGTCAGTGCTGTGTGTGGGCGGCCGCAAACCCAGCCAGGAACGCTCCGATTCTATTCAGGCCGCGATTGATGAGTGGCAAGTGGGCGATCGGGCGCTGTTGCTGCATGTCTATGGCGGCATTGGCGGCAATAATAAGGAACCAGCGGCGGCTACCCCAATCTTCTTTGGCCATTTTTCCTATGGGCTGGCCACAGTGATTCATGATCCAATTAGCGATGAACGACGGTTTGATATTTGCTATTACCAGGTGTACTCCCACAACACCGATGGACTGACGGCGGGAACGCTGCACTGGTCACGGTATATGGGCGATCGGCAATTTGGGTGGGTGGGAACGCGCCCGGTTTGCGATATTTTGATCAAATTTGACCCCTTCACGGGCGAGTTTGATATCAACGGCGATCGGCGATCGGCACTGACAACGATGGTGAAGCAACTGGAAGCGATGACGGCTCGCTATCGAATTGGCGATGGCACGGGGGCAACCTATGTTGGACCGGCGAATAATTGTGCTCAAGATTCCAACCAAGCCCTATTTGCTAGCCTGCGTACACTGTCGCAGATGATCGATGCCAATCAACCTCTGTTGCAAACTTGGCTAACTCATCAACCCGACCAAGTTCAGCGCTATCAACAGCTTTTGCAAATAAAAACCAAACTGTATCAACGCTTGCAGCCGTTTGGTTCGCCCCGCACCGATTGGGAAAGTAATGAGTTTAATTTGGGTAGGAGTTTAGAAGATGAACCGCTCCGCAACTTAATCACGGGCTTGGGCAGTTGGCGCACCCTGTTGCCGCGTAAGTCCAGTGATATGGTAGTTCAAGTTTTTCTAGAGCAGGGGGCATCGGTTTGGGTACTGCGCACGAACCAAGTTGGAGGTTACGATCCAGACATTGAGCCGATTTCACCGATGACGATTTAGTCAATGATAAACCGATCATTCGATCGTTAGTTCCTCAGTCAGTGCTATACATGTGTTCATTTAGGAATCAAATTGTTGTGTCATCAACAATTCCAGTTTGAGCAGCCACCGTGCCTTCTTCCTTTCTTTCTCAATCCTGGAAATCATTCAATAACTCCATTCTTCTATGCTACCTGTCATTGTTTAGCTGCGGCCGGGTTACGATTTTATTCATCAATTACTTCCACAGCACAATTGCCCTGAAGGTATCAGATTGCTCCAACGTTTCAGCTATCTCCTGTTCCCCACTCCCAACTTCCGACTCCCGACTATAACGAATTCATACACTGCTGCACCTTTTCCAGCAGCGGCGGATGCTCAATTTGCTCTACCAATTTTTGTGCAGTGGAGTAACACGATCGGGCAAGTTTCTTTTGACGACGGCTACGATACAGGCTGCCCATATTCAGCAGCGTTGTAATTTCACCGAGCCGATCGCCCAACTCTTGGTGAATGCTGATGGCTTGTTTATAGAACTTCAGCGCTTGCCGTTGCTCAGACAGCAGGCTGTACATATAGCCCATGTTGTGAAGCGTCGTGGCTTCCCCAGCGCGATCGTTCAAAACCCGGCGAGTTAGCAACACCTGATGATAGAGCAAAAGCGCCTGTCTGGGTTTGCCCAAATCGCTATACACCGACGCAATGTTATTGAGCGTAATGGCCTCTCCCGCCAAATTTTTAACTGCCTGCTGAATCGGCAGCGCCGCCTGAAAAAACTCTAGCGCTTGCTCAAACTGCCCAAGGGTGCTGTAGGCAAAGCCAATACCATTGAGCGTGGTAGCTTCCCCCGAAAAATCACCCAACAAGCGCCGCATTTCCAAGATTTGACTCTGCAACAACAGTGCTCGCTTTGGCTCCCCCAGTTTGGTATAAATCAGAGCCACATCATTCAGAGTGGAAATTTCGCCTTCGGTATCTTGCAAGGCTCTAAACATCGGCAGGGCTTCGTTAAAATAAGCCAACGCTTGCGAGAATTGACCGAGGCGGCTGTAGGCAGAGCCAATATTGCTGAGGGTAATTGCTTCAGCCCGCTGATTGTTCAGTTCTTTTGCCAACTCTAAGGCTTGCTCAAAACAGTCTAGGGCTGGTTGTATTTGCCAACAGCTAAGGTAAGCTAAACCAACGTCGTTGAGTGCTCGGCCTTCTCTACCGCGATCGGGCAACGTTCTGGCTAAAAGCAAATTTTCAATGGCGTGATCAAGATATTCTTGGAATCGCCCTTGCTTATAGCAGTGGTTGGCCTCGCTGCGACGTTGCTCCCATTCCTCAATGCGGTTAAAAGACAGTGTCATCTTACCTCAGTTAAGTTAGCGCTAAATTTGCAGGACGCTCCAAGGGGTAGTTCAAACTGGTGTGTGAAGAATCCTGCAATAGATTAACCAACATTCTCTACCTTTCGGTACAAGACGTAAATAGAAAATCATGCATCTTTTAACCTATTTTTAATTTGTATTAACGGAATAATTCCCATTGGCTTAACTTGCCGCTCTATGCTCAAACATTTGTCACGCAAATCAAATATTTGTCACACAAAACGTGTTAAACAGTGAAAATGTGTTAAATATCGATCCTAAATCTAAGTAGACTAGTCGAAATTTAACGTCAAGGTGCAAGAGCACTAGGCATGGCTGAATCGAGCTACGAATCGGACTTCCTCTCCCTTCCCCTCCCCCTCTCCCAATTGGCGAGGAAGCGATCCGGCTCTCTGCTCTTGGAGGAAGAAGGGGCAGGGATGCGGGCAACTCCAACGTGAATACAGCCACACCAAGCACTGATGACGCTGTCCACCAATTTCGTTGATGTCCGATCGCAGTTAGGGATTACAAGCAAACCCAAGAATGAAAACTCAGTACTATACAGCCACTAGCCTTGACGGATTCATCGCAACCGAAGATGATTCATTGGACTGGCTGTTTTCGCTTGGCGACCTGACTAACTCTAGCTACCCAGCGTTCATTGCCGAGGTCGGTGCCTTGGTTATGGGAGCGTCCACCTACGAGTGGATTGTTCGCAATGCCGATCAGGTTGCTGCCGAAACCGGAGCCGCGTGGCCCTACACTCAGCCTGTCTGGGTATTCACCAGTCGTAAGCTCCCGCTCATCGAGGGTGCAATCATTCGATTTGTCAAAGGAGATGTGCAACCAATTCACAAGGAAATGCGGGAGGCGGCGGCAGGCAAAAACATCTGGATCGTGGGAGGGGGTGACTTGGCCGGACAATTCTACGATGCTGGGCTTTTGGATGAGCTAATCGTCCAGATTGGGTCGGCTACTCTGGGCAGAGGAAAGCAATTGTTTCCGCGGCGGGTGCTGAGTCCAACTTTACGTCTGGTGTCGGTTCGTCAAATGGGCGCTGGTATGGCCGAACTTCGTTATGACGTGAGTAAAACCCAGGGTAGATAAACCCATGTGGATAAAACTATCCAGAGAGCGATGCCTCGTTGTTTGCTGTTGCCCATGATAAGAGACTAACGATAGAAACTATTAGCCGTCCCTTGGGCGATCGAACTTTTATCATGTTTAAGCAATCGGGTGTCGTTCCATACCGTTTCCAGCAAGGCAGGCTTGAGTTGTTATTAATCACCTCGTCTAAGCGCAAGCGCTGGGGCATTCCCAAGGGATGGATCGAGCCGTGGATGAGTGCAGCCGAATCAGCCGCGAAAGAAGCCCGCGAAGAGGCAGGCGTATTAGGAAAGGTGCAGTTACCGGCGATTGGGTTTTATGAGCACCGCAAATTAGGAGTACCTTGTCGTGTCGAAGTATTTCTGATGCGAGTAGACACGGTCCTTGAAACTTGGGATGAAGCCGATCGACGGCAGCGAGAATGGGTTAGCCTTGCCAAAGCCATGAAACGGGTGAAACAAACAGAATTACAGCAACTCTTGCAACGCATGCACCGGTTAGACGAGCGTTACACCTTGATGGCGTGATGAAGGTTGCTCGATGTAGTGATAAAAGGGGATGGGCTTAAGTTAGTTTTTCTCACCTTCAATGCGATCGACACAAGGACTGTTCTGTCCAGCCTGGTATTGCAGCAAGTCTCCAGGCTGACAGTTGAGAGTTGCACACAATTTGTCTAGTGCTTGCAGCGTCAAGGATTTCGC
This genomic interval carries:
- a CDS encoding tetratricopeptide repeat protein encodes the protein MTLSFNRIEEWEQRRSEANHCYKQGRFQEYLDHAIENLLLARTLPDRGREGRALNDVGLAYLSCWQIQPALDCFEQALELAKELNNQRAEAITLSNIGSAYSRLGQFSQALAYFNEALPMFRALQDTEGEISTLNDVALIYTKLGEPKRALLLQSQILEMRRLLGDFSGEATTLNGIGFAYSTLGQFEQALEFFQAALPIQQAVKNLAGEAITLNNIASVYSDLGKPRQALLLYHQVLLTRRVLNDRAGEATTLHNMGYMYSLLSEQRQALKFYKQAISIHQELGDRLGEITTLLNMGSLYRSRRQKKLARSCYSTAQKLVEQIEHPPLLEKVQQCMNSL
- a CDS encoding dihydrofolate reductase family protein, yielding MKTQYYTATSLDGFIATEDDSLDWLFSLGDLTNSSYPAFIAEVGALVMGASTYEWIVRNADQVAAETGAAWPYTQPVWVFTSRKLPLIEGAIIRFVKGDVQPIHKEMREAAAGKNIWIVGGGDLAGQFYDAGLLDELIVQIGSATLGRGKQLFPRRVLSPTLRLVSVRQMGAGMAELRYDVSKTQGR
- a CDS encoding NUDIX hydrolase; protein product: MFKQSGVVPYRFQQGRLELLLITSSKRKRWGIPKGWIEPWMSAAESAAKEAREEAGVLGKVQLPAIGFYEHRKLGVPCRVEVFLMRVDTVLETWDEADRRQREWVSLAKAMKRVKQTELQQLLQRMHRLDERYTLMA
- a CDS encoding helix-turn-helix domain-containing protein, which codes for MKITLKQVREQRGLSQNKLAQSAGMTLQNLQKIEYGQAKSLTLQALDKLCATLNCQPGDLLQYQAGQNSPCVDRIEGEKN